Part of the Bacillus cereus group sp. RP43 genome is shown below.
ACCGAGCGCATAAAAGTCGCTACGAAAGTGAACTTCTCGCATCAAAGCTTGTTCACCTTCATAAGTTATAGCTCGTTCATCACCCTCACCTTTCAATTTAGCCAATCCAAAATCAATAATACTAATCTGATTTTCTTTCATTAATATGTTTGGAATACGTAAATCTCGGTGAATGATACCTTTACTATGAAAATACGAAACAATTCCTAGTACTTCATATAAAATTTCAAAAACTTCTCGTTCATCATATACTTGCCCATCTAAGAAAATATAATCTTCGAAATTTTCCCCCGGCATATACTCCATTACAAAAAAGTTCTTTTTCTCCCATATGAAATGATCATGTAGATTAGGAATTGACGCATGATTTAATGTTTGTAAAATCACTTTCTCTTGCTCAAATGATTTTCTACCAGACTCATATCTTTGTTTACTTTGCCTTAATTGTTTTAAGACTTTATATTTATTTATTTGTAAATCATTAACGACATATGTAACCCCATAACTGCCCATTCCAATTACTGATTCAATCTTATAACGCTCTGCAACGATTGTATTTTTTCGCAGTGGTCTATCAAATAAAGCTAGTATACGACGCCATTTCATCAGCTACTTGAAAAGAAGCTACGGCTTTTACGTTTTCTTTTATAATGCTGATGTCCATAACCAGATGAACGTCGTTTATTATCACTACTTGAATACGAGCGTCCTCTATGACGATAATCACTACTTGAATACGAACGATGTTTTTTCTTTCCTAATAAAGAATCAATAATTTTTTTAAACATCCCTTCACCTCTTGTATAAAATTTTCTCTTAATTATACCAACAATTCTTGTCTATATTTGTGACAGGTTTGTAAAGAGTAAAAAACGACGAGTTAAGCCCGCCGTTACTTTCAATCTTCCTCTTCATCAAAAACTTCATCAATCATGCATTTCTCTAATAAATACTCAAATGTAATATCTGCCAGGTCCTCAATTTCTTCTCTTTTTGGAACGTACCCTCTTTCAATTAGTCGCTCATAAAAAAACTCCGCAATCTCTTCCGTGTCAATTACGACTTCAATTTCCTTCATGAGCATCACTCCTTTATTTCTGTTTTATGAAAAAATCTCAAAATTATGTATATGAGATTAGAAAAATAGTTTTTTCTTTTTTATAAGTCATATCATGTAGGCAAAGGGCATACGATGTTAGTACAAGCTATCCAAAGGGGGAAATAATAATGGAATACCAATACGAAGTAGAGCAAACAAAAGAAGAGTTCATGCATGAAGATCAATGGGCAGACTCTCTTATTAAATGGCTTTTTATTTTTTTAATAATTGTAGGCATACCTTATACTGCATATGTTGTTGTTCAATTTATTCTCTCTTTCTAGTTAACTATTTTTTCTCTGTCAATTTAACTAAATAATTTTGAACAACATCCATAACAATTTTATATTCTTCATCTTTAAATGTATCGAATAATAAATGATAATCATTATAAATATCTAATAAACCATCAATAATTTCTTGGCGATTCGTCTTTACACTTACTTTTTTAGAATTGTTAATTGACTTCAATTTTCCTAAATCCAATTTATTCATGCCAGCTTTATCTTGTTTCATTTTCTTCAAAATTGCATTTGCCGTTTGTGCATTGGCAAGTAATGTTAAATCAGATTCATCAGCTTCTAACCATTCACCATCAGTAATTCGTGACAATTCATATATAGTATCTTCCCATGCATCATTTTTATATCTCCATACTTCTGTACGAAAACCAACAATACGAAAAACATCTTTATCATATCCAGTTACTTGCACGAGATCACCAAACGTAAAGTTATAATTTAATTCAATCCACTCTGTATCGCCCTTTTTCATTTCTTGCTCTGTAACATGCTGCAAAGTTTGCTCAACGTAAAACCCATCGTGATTATTTACTTCGTATACGTAAACTCCATCTAAAATCTTCATATTCGTAATTTTTCCAACGGTTCCATATAGTGTAATCACGACTATGTCCCCTACGTTATATTTAGGTTGTTTTTTCCTTGCCATCTATATCTCTCCTTTTTTAAACGTCGTGATTTTGATAACAGTATATGCAACCTACATAAAAACGCTTATCACAGAAGCTTATATTCATAAATTTTTTCAATAAAAAAGTAGAATTTGTATATAACTCAAAAAAACTAGTATTTAAACTAGCTTTCACTTTTCATTTATGTTCTAACAGCAAGACGTATTGTAAATAAAAAAACATAATGAATACTTCACTTCTTTCAAAGTAATGTATTCATTATGTTTTCATTTTCCTAAAACTTCATATCGTTATCTCTCTTGTATATATAAATCCCATGCATCATCAAATATAGACATACTTTCTAGCATTCCACTTAACTCTAAGTATGAACTAATTACATCATAGTCTTCAGATTGCTTCGGAAAACTTAAATCATCATACATCGCCTCTGCTAAATCTGATATTTCATTTTTAAATAAAGCTGCACGATGCTTCATCATATAATGGTAAAATGTCTTTTTCAAAAATATTCCCTACCTTTCTAACTTGGGTACATTATACAAGGCGAAAAAGAAAAAAACCAGCATAAAAGCTGGTTAAAAGTCGAAATAATTCCTTTTTAATAAACGTGGTCTTCCCATCAACTCTTCGTATGTTAGTTGTTTTGGCAAATCTTTTGTATAAATTAAAAACAACTGATCTTCAATTTCTTTTACAGTATGGTCTGCTTGATAGTCCATTCCACATGAGGAACAAGTAATACATGGTGTCTTTTGGATTTCAATGGCTTTCGTACCATCTGGTAACTCCCAATATACAGTATTCAAGCTTTCTTTCGCTTCTGTACTGTCACACCACATACAATTCATACTGCGTCACCCTCATTTTTTTTGTCATCATCTAACTTTGCCATTTGCGCTTGATATTTTTTATCTTTTAATTGATCACGCTTATCACGTTTATCTTTTAAAGAAGCATGCGTTTCATTGACTTCATAATCTTTGCGGCGATTCATACGTTGTAAATCATCTGGAACAAGATTAAATTTCTTATCACTCATCAATC
Proteins encoded:
- a CDS encoding YokU family protein gives rise to the protein MNCMWCDSTEAKESLNTVYWELPDGTKAIEIQKTPCITCSSCGMDYQADHTVKEIEDQLFLIYTKDLPKQLTYEELMGRPRLLKRNYFDF
- a CDS encoding YozE family protein, producing MKKTFYHYMMKHRAALFKNEISDLAEAMYDDLSFPKQSEDYDVISSYLELSGMLESMSIFDDAWDLYIQER
- a CDS encoding YozD family protein encodes the protein MKEIEVVIDTEEIAEFFYERLIERGYVPKREEIEDLADITFEYLLEKCMIDEVFDEEED
- a CDS encoding DUF3930 family protein; this encodes MEYQYEVEQTKEEFMHEDQWADSLIKWLFIFLIIVGIPYTAYVVVQFILSF
- a CDS encoding protein kinase; translation: MKWRRILALFDRPLRKNTIVAERYKIESVIGMGSYGVTYVVNDLQINKYKVLKQLRQSKQRYESGRKSFEQEKVILQTLNHASIPNLHDHFIWEKKNFFVMEYMPGENFEDYIFLDGQVYDEREVFEILYEVLGIVSYFHSKGIIHRDLRIPNILMKENQISIIDFGLAKLKGEGDERAITYEGEQALMREVHFRSDFYALGHFVLFLLYAGYESTEKKEKPWYEELVLEEYNRDMLMRMLQMKAPYYENVQDLKKDVAYALERMETPCFKSF